The nucleotide sequence GGTATTATCTAAATGATAGTTCCAACTGGCCCAAGCTTTTTTGCGATTGGGTAAAAGCGAAATGTCCTGATGCAACACAGCTTCATTTTTTTGATATGGAATTGATCCAAGAATTTCTTTTTCCTTTATGGTTGCGTCCTGCATCAGACGAAGAGCCTGATTACTGTGACATGCAAGGACTACTTCATCAAATTGCTCCTTGCCCACCGCAGAAAAAATTTCAACAAAATTTGGTTTTCTACGAATCTCCATCACTGGGGTGCTGAGCCGAACGTTGTCAATAAATGAAGAACTCATCTTCTTGACATATTCTTGAGAGCCGCCAGGGATCGTGTACCATTGAGGTCGATTTACTACGTTCAAAAGCCCATGGTTATCAAAGAAGCGAGCAAAATATTTGATGGGAAAATCCATCATTTGCTTGATACTCGTAGACCAAATAGCTGCACCCATTGGGATGATGTAATGATCACAGAATAAATCTCCATATCTCCTTAACCTTAGAAAGTCTCCAAGGGTGAGATAATCTTGATCGCTCTCCAGCAGTTCCTTTGCTTCCTTGTTGAAGCGGATAA is from SAR324 cluster bacterium and encodes:
- a CDS encoding FAD-dependent oxidoreductase — encoded protein: IRFNKEAKELLESDQDYLTLGDFLRLRRYGDLFCDHYIIPMGAAIWSTSIKQMMDFPIKYFARFFDNHGLLNVVNRPQWYTIPGGSQEYVKKMSSSFIDNVRLSTPVMEIRRKPNFVEIFSAVGKEQFDEVVLACHSNQALRLMQDATIKEKEILGSIPYQKNEAVLHQDISLLPNRKKAWASWNYHLDNTHQDTVAVTYNMNILQHIPTPPHLLVTLNRTERINPGTILSKIDYEHPVYNEASVRAQQRHSEISGLNRTHFCGAYWRNGFHEDGVVSAMNMLQLLEIPKAA